Proteins encoded in a region of the Planococcus citri chromosome 1, ihPlaCitr1.1, whole genome shotgun sequence genome:
- the LOC135850040 gene encoding short/branched chain specific acyl-CoA dehydrogenase, mitochondrial-like has product MLSRNLSKQVFNLSKKILPNCTTRNLSVPAPLTSFTEEEDALRDQVSKISRETIAPYIKQMETEGRIVEPVLNSLFENGLMGIEVPEEYGGCKGSFTKSVITIEEVAKVDAAVSVLVDVHATVVAKFFASFASKEQQEEYLPKLATSWPGSFCLSEPSSGSDAFALKTTATKVGNKYVLNGTKMWISNSDIAKVFIVMANVDPEKGYKGITSFIVRRDNPGLTVGKKENKLGIKASGTCMLHFDNCEVDEKDLLGEIGQAYKYSINLLNQGRVGIGAQMIGIAQASLDATIPYLFDRKQFNQTLFSFQGVQHQVSRLVTEVETARLLVYNAARKLDAQLPCIKEAAMAKYYAAETAGKVTSQCIDLMGGVGFTKDFPQEKYYRDAKVGTIYEGATNVLLNTIAKSIQKEYGSW; this is encoded by the exons GCACCTTTGACCAGTTTCACAGAAGAAGAGGATGCTTTAAGAGATCAAG tttcgaAAATATCCAGAGAAACTATTGCACCATATATCAAACAAATGGAAACAGAAGGCAGAATAGTGGAACCGGTGTTGAATTCTCTGTTTGAGAATGGT CTGATGGGTATCGAAGTTCCCGAAGAGTACGGTGGCTGTAAAGGTTCTTTTACTAAATCTGTAATCACTATCGAAGAAGTAGCGAAAGTGGATGCTGCTGTATCGGTTTTAGTCGATGTTCATGCAACCGTAGTAGCCAAATTTTTCGCATCTTTCGCGTCTAAAGAACAACAGGAGgagtatttaccaaaattggctACGTCGTGG CCTGGAAGTTTTTGTTTATCTGAACCAAGCTCGGGATCGGATGCTTTTGCATTGAAAACTACCGCAACAAAAGTAGGCAATAAATATGTTCTAAATGGAACGAAAATGTGGATATCCAATTCCGATATTGCTAAAGTGTTCATTGTCATGGCCAATGTAGATCCTGAAAAG GGCTATAAAGGTATTACTTCATTTATTGTGAGGAGAGATAACCCCGGACTTACTGtcggaaaaaaagaaaataaactaGGAATAAAAGCATCTGGTACTTGTATGCTTCATTTTGATAATTGCGAG gTAGACGAGAAAGATTTATTGGGTGAAATTGGTCAAGCGTACAAATATTCCATTAATTTACTGAATCAAGGGAGAGTTGGTATTGGAGCTCAAATGATAGGTATAGCTCAAGCTTCTCTCGATGCTACAATACCATATTTATTCGATAGGAAACAATTCAATCAAACGCTGTTTTCATTCCAG ggagTGCAACATCAAGTATCTCGATTGGTTACCGAAGTCGAAACTGCTAGATTATTAGTGTACAACGCAGCTAGAAAATTAGATGCTCAGCTGCCATGCATCAAAGAGGCAGCCATGGCTAAATATTATGCTGCGg AAACTGCTGGTAAAGTTACCTCACAATGCATTGATCTCATGGGTGGAGTAGGATTCACGAAAGATTTCCCTCAAGAAAAGTATTATAGAGATGCCAAGGTTGGAACTATTTACGAAGGAGCTACCAACGTTTTGTTAAATACGATCGcgaaaagtattcaaaaagaGTACGGAAGTTGGTGA
- the LOC135850044 gene encoding SRR1-like protein — MKKKKKTFQSVLDFGSFQRRVEECKYSISGSEFYNRLLTQLKDGVKYLDLENVSNILCYGLGNFTSSVTSRYQLALLLLLQECFQVEIYAYDPIFSQIEIDFLKQFNFTVIDENEEGIREISEPTLIFLPHCPTALVNNLLWRNWSTSLSNCIVLGNSFKTLLDRHSERYFKEKYYYIYSILPSTQETQVENIFRFTDIFNDISLHVFPPSKLSQIPTTFWNDKVKPVYTDCDIECIGKKFSETLRI; from the exons atgaagaaaaagaaaaaaaccttcCAATCTGTGCTAGATTTTGGTTCATTTCAAAG ACGAGTCGAAGAATGTAAATATTCCATATCCGGATCAGAATTCTACAACAGGTTGCTAACTCAGCTAAAAGACGGTGTAAAATATTTAGATTTGGAAAACGTCTCCAACATTTTATGCTACGGATTAGGCAACTTCACCAGTAGCGTTACATCTCGATACCAACTAGCCTTGTTACTACTATTACAAGAGTGTTTTCAAGTCGAAATTTACGCTTACGATCCAATCTTTTCGCAAATCGAGATCGATTTCCTCAAACAGTTTAATTTCACTGTGATCGATGAGAACGAAGAAGGCATTAGAGAGATTTCGGAACCAACTTTAATATTTTTACCTCATTGCCCAACAGCTTTAGTGAACAATTTATTATGGCGTAATTGGAGTACTTCGCTGTCCAATTGTATCGTGCTCGGAAACAGTTTTAAGACTTTGCTCGATCGACATTCCGAACGATACTTCAAAGAAAAGTATTATTATATTTATTCTATTCTACCTTCAACGCAGGAAACTCAAGTAGAGAATATATTCCGGTTCACggatatttttaatgatatttcGTTGCATGTTTTTCCGCCGAGTAAGCTGTCCCAGATACCTACGACTTTTTGGAACGATAAAGTGAAACCTGTTTATACGGACTGTGATATTGAATGTATTGGCAAGAAATTTTCGGAAACATTACGAAtataa
- the LOC135850032 gene encoding zinc finger protein 43-like has product MHNEHCRLCGNQNNEKLDIFSEICSNKKLESKIREIVRLNILPEDPLPKTVCVSCINHLENASHFVDQCHQTQAYLSQLYEESILPIPTQNSFRAPNYAEKITVVLNDRADIEINITELRSILTHKIESNQTNSDNDAIGNNSSQIISVPLGDNVNNTHQNSIEVRENSSSVQDNSDPLASNHNYNSNTNTPDKKNIILVDKISDENSNDIPSKDACSSASNSQEPIRNANGENTRSNRSRLKRKCTMRVTPVNNHLDFSDEENREPDDNSDNGDDLTDKNTKKPKLQSELGLFSCKLCRSPFKALQMLNQHIKTVHTIGKDHLILKKHNMRNSHSKPYVCAICDWRTGEKKLIRRHIASKHSSTSWTSETSAKENDTNEQTANGTSAFCGQTFSKELHQEHSNVHSRISTFSCKLCTSSFKKKYNLNRHIQRVHSEKQFSSTSDHIVKHKDALTQHKKIVHETSFACDMCDYKTSSKGHIQQHIADKHTTASWTSKRNAEETDTNKQKSDGTSALRAQTFPPELYQEHLNVHSRISSFSCNLCTSEFKKKYNLYRHLQTVHSVKKFSSTSDYIVKHKDELTQHKKVVHETSFACDMCDYKTSSKGQIQQHIADKHTVASWTSKRNAEENDQKHFFCATCDKTFSQELTYQEHLNVHSGKRPFSCKLCTASFRARQDLNQHLRTIHSEKQFKCPTCNYVAKHKGKLTEHIKCVHDKPFACDKCAYRTGEKGKIQQHIASKHTKALSFVCEVCGNGFKTRYSLQMHMKNIHFPEPKVCQTCGTICPSLSKYNAHVFRCGKEKQKYKCEKCGQTYVSKEILRDHMNKHLNLKPYKCKVCGKAFHMRTRLWTHEYVHRGANYQCEICNRSFNRKDNMKNHMKRHFYKSMRCDDTIVTAV; this is encoded by the exons atgcacaaCGAACATTGTCGTTTATGTGGCAATCAGAATAACGAAAAGTTAGACATTTTTAGCGAAATCTGTTCAAACAAAAAGCTCGAGTCGAAAATTAGAGAAATCGTTCGTTTAAAT ATTTTGCCGGAAGATCCTTTACCAAAAACTGTGTGTGTTTCGTGCATTAATCATTTAGAAAACGCTTCGCATTTTGTAGATCAATGTCACCAGACTCAAGCTTATTTAAGCCAACTGTACGAAGAAAGCATATTGCCG atTCCTACCCAAAATTCCTTCCGAGCACCGAATTATGCGGAGAAAATTACGGTTGTATTGAACGATCGAGCTGATATTGAAATTAATATCACCGAATTGAGATCAATCCTAACTCACAAAATAGAATCTAATCAAACTAATTCAGATAATGATGCTATTGGAAACAACTCCAGTCAGATAATTTCAGTTCCACTTGGTGATAACGTTAACAATACACATCAGAATTCTATCGAAGTACGTGAAAATTCAAGCTCTGTGCAAGACAATTCAGATCCGCTAGCTTCAAATCATAACTACAATAGCAATACCAATACGCccgataaaaaaaacataatccTAGTCGATAAAATCAGTGATGAAAATTCGAATGATATTCCATCCAAAGATGCGTGTTCTTCTGCCAGCAATTCCCAAGAGCCCATTCGTAACGCAAATGGGGAAAATACAAGGAGTAATCGCAGCCgattgaaaagaaaatgtacCATGCGAGTAACACCGGTAAATAACCATCTCGATTTTAGCGATGAAGAAAACCGTGAACCAGACGATAACAGTGATAATGGCGATGATTTGAccgataaaaatacaaaaaagccCAAACTTCAAAGTGAACTTGGTCTATTTTCATGCAAACTATGCCGATCTCCGTTCAAAGCTTTACAGATGCTCAATCAGCATATAAAAACAGTTCATACTATAGGCAAAGATCATTTAATACTAAAGAAACACAATATGAGAAATAGCCACTCTAAACCGTATGTTTGTGCCATATGTGACTGGAgaactggagaaaaaaaactaattaggCGACACATTGCGAGTAAACATAGCTCCACATCATGGACATCAGAAACAAGTGCTAAA gaaaatgATACAAATGAGCAAACAGCCAACGGTACAAGTGCATTTTGTGGACAAACTTTTTCTAAAGAGTTACATCAAGAGCACTCGAACGTGCATTCTAGAATTAGTACATTTTCTTGCAAACTATGCACATCTTCGtttaaaaagaaatataatCTCAATAGGCATATACAGAGAGTTCATTCTGAAAAGCAGTTCAGTTCAACCAGCGATCACATTGTCAAACACAAGGATGCACTTAcacaacacaaaaaaatcgtCCATGAAACATCATTTGCTTGTGATATGTGTGACTATAAAACTAGCTCGAAGGGTCACATTCAACAACATATTGCTGACAAACACACTACAGCATCATGGACATCAAAAAGAAATGCTGAA GAAACTGACACAAATAAGCAAAAATCCGATGGTACAAGTGCATTACGTGCACAAACTTTTCCTCCAGAGTTATATCAAGAGCACTTGAACGTGCATTCTAGAATTAGTTCATTTTCTTGCAACCTATGCACATCTGAGtttaaaaagaaatataatCTCTATAGGCATTTACAGACTGTTCATTCTGTAAAGAAGTTCAGTTCAACCAGCGACTACATTGTCAAACACAAGGATGAACTTACACAACACAAAAAAGTCGTCCATGAAACATCATTTGCTTGCGATATGTGTGACTATAAAACTAGCTCGAAGGGTCAAATTCAACAACACATTGCTGACAAACACACTGTAGCATCATGGACATCGAAAAGAAATGCTGAA gaaAACGATCAAAAACATTTCTTTTGCGCAACTTGCGATAAAACATTTTCACAAGAGTTGACTTATCAAGAACATTTGAACGTTCATTCTGGAAAACGTCCATTTTCATGCAAACTCTGCACAGCTTCGTTCAGAGCTCGACAAGACCTCAATCAGCATTTGCGAACGATCCACTCAGAGAAGCAGTTCAAATGCCCGACTTGCAATTACGTAGCCAAACACAAAGGTAAACTAACCGAACACATAAAGTGTGTCCATGATAAGCCATTCGCATGTGATAAGTGCGCCTACAGAACCGGCGAGAAGGGTAAAATTCAGCAACACATTGCCAGTAAACATACCAAGGCTTTGTCTTTTGTTTGTGAAGTCTGCGGTAATGGATTCAAAACGAGGTATTCTCTGCAAATgcacatgaaaaatattcattttcctGAGCCGAAAGTTTGCCAAACCTGTGGCACGATTTGTCCTTCGTTGTCGAAATACAACGCGCATGTATTCAGATGTGGCAAAGAGAAGCAAAAATACAAATGTGAGAAGTGTGGACAAACGTATGTGAGTAAGGAAATTCTCAGAGATCATATGAATAAGCATTTGAACCTGAAACCGTACAAGTGTAAGGTTTGTGGTAAGGCGTTTCACATGAGAACTCGATTGTGGACTCACGAATATGTTCATCGTGGAGCAAATTACCAATGCGAAATTTGCAATAGGTCTTTCAATAGGAAGGATAATATGAAGAATCATATGAAGAGGCATTTCTACAAATCTATGAGATGTGATGATACGATAGTGACTGcagtttga